In one window of Frigoriglobus tundricola DNA:
- a CDS encoding HDOD domain-containing protein has protein sequence MAAKLLHREPRAPRPDATAFRQTALADLDRVDTYPTLSDTALRVMGMVNNSNVSVAEVSGIVRRDGVLVARVLRAANSCTIRGRTAINDVQQAVLRMGLQECANLLAAAGVRAVYAACAPAVRARCDALLRHSLFVGRLAAGFSRSAGVGSPGPAFTAGLLHDIGRVVLCVKCNGVTDPDVVPVRETDGTIDAERAAFGIDHCAIGYQFATRNGMPENVVRVTLNHHRPDEEHIQRELVALVAVAERIGNYVQREHQITGYDLGTCPHYQVLADGWTSGHEAAFARALPAAVVRAIRDTRHMLKAIA, from the coding sequence ATGGCCGCGAAACTGTTGCACCGAGAGCCCCGCGCCCCGCGCCCCGATGCGACCGCGTTCCGCCAGACCGCGCTGGCCGACCTGGACCGCGTGGACACGTACCCGACGCTGTCGGACACGGCCCTGCGCGTCATGGGGATGGTGAACAACAGTAACGTGTCGGTCGCCGAGGTGTCGGGGATCGTGCGGCGCGACGGGGTGCTGGTGGCCCGGGTCCTCCGGGCGGCCAACAGTTGCACTATCCGCGGGCGGACCGCGATCAACGACGTGCAGCAGGCGGTCCTGCGCATGGGCCTCCAGGAGTGCGCGAACCTGCTCGCGGCGGCGGGGGTGCGGGCGGTGTACGCCGCGTGTGCGCCGGCGGTCCGGGCCCGGTGCGACGCGCTCCTGCGGCACTCGCTGTTCGTGGGCCGGTTGGCGGCCGGGTTCAGCCGGAGCGCGGGGGTCGGCTCCCCCGGTCCGGCGTTCACGGCGGGGCTGCTGCACGACATCGGCCGGGTGGTGCTGTGCGTGAAGTGCAACGGGGTCACCGATCCCGACGTGGTTCCGGTCCGCGAGACCGACGGCACGATCGACGCGGAGCGCGCGGCGTTCGGTATCGACCACTGTGCGATCGGGTACCAGTTCGCGACCCGCAACGGGATGCCGGAGAACGTGGTCCGGGTGACCCTGAACCACCACCGCCCGGACGAAGAGCACATCCAGCGGGAGCTGGTGGCGCTGGTCGCGGTCGCGGAGCGGATCGGGAACTACGTCCAGCGCGAGCACCAGATCACGGGGTACGATCTCGGAACGTGCCCCCACTACCAGGTGCTGGCGGACGGGTGGACCTCGGGGCACGAGGCCGCGTTCGCCCGGGCGCTGCCCGCGGCGGTGGTGCGGGCGATCCGCGACACCCGCCACATGCTCAAGGCGATCGCATAG
- a CDS encoding secretin N-terminal domain-containing protein: protein MRQPLAGRDYQLASAQIVDPEKKDDKPVTITVIGGKLILQSEDTKALEVLAALARYYQIAPSDVRSENLFKVIPLRYVSAEDAARELMEIFNGPAQPQQPQQQPGGGGPGFGRGIFGGGFNPQALFGGGGAATAAAAVTPSPGRIRVVAEKSSNSLVVVKAAPIDLLLIEKLLATAIDGGQRNDAGALLKTFVLPVQNASASEMASIVRGVFRSAMATTGASPQVGGFPFLAQPQQAQAPPRPPALSMEVDSRSNSLVLVCAEPLYEDIKTLVGQLDNAAISTTEVTRLMPLKGVDPNVVQQAINALQGRDTRNQNGAFGGPGGNTFGGNFGGNFGGNRGGGFGGGGPGGGGFGGFGGGGPGGGGFGGFGGGGPGGGGFGGGGPGGGGFGGGGPGGGGFGGGGPGGGGTGGGGMRGGGGGGGPGGGGMRGGGGGGGRVGMGPTGEGYSNFDYRGTDAPSAPAMKLYDPATDVADLGYNRPAPRKSLNEVVQVGAQQPGRPPRPGEDVVLPMEEPKPPYGEFGFGGPTGPGGVYSGAAPRGTVTAIPVQGLDSIIIRATDQQDLAIILQLIDELTKQAKGTQPKLEMVHLEHGDCNYIADTLNTLFARVTIGQNGNYVQAQARTAQNAAITQFAGASPTQNVYCIAVPRFNAVLIAAPEGRMEDVKREIKRLLDQAPSAPFKAFKLKKASAQIVAQQLQNFWNSRYPGEALIRNQFRVTFDASNNTVYIQGSPGDLKDAEELIGMMDQSNNQSVNDMRVFRLRNALSDELGQILSNALTANVVSPLVQSQLTGPVAQQAGGQGVFQQGGGGQQGLGQQGLGQQGLGQLGQLGQLGANLGGQGLGATTVRNITAVIPTVGGGSNGGLSTKTTAIRFYSAKDQKVYETGYLEDVHIVSSARTNALIVSAPTATMTLIEKLIENLDTVAAARSYVNVYKLNKADAYLTANLLAQLFTGQGRTSTGLGAAGITGGGGAGTLGSQTTVRPLITLTGNPSDGASLIDLRLTVDDRTNSVIVAGSLNDLETIRVVIAKLETSEVQSRYNEVIKLRNAAAADVQVAVQTFFTNALTAYTGPGYTSIYLQLLRTVVVVAEPVSNTVLISATPEYFGQIKQMIERLDAQPPQVMIQVLIAEVQLNNDQEVGVELGLQSPVLFNRGIASGTTFTPGFNFNSTAALPNSSLANAQTVGFQGLTNLGVGRTSATQGVGGFVFSASSNTFSLLVRALQTQGRVNILSRPQLQVADNQTGFVQVGQNYPFLSGSTLTATGASQQSISYEQTGVTMRVTPRVNPDGKVLMRVEPQIESVTSSPVSLGNGVQAPAFNVETVQTTVLASDGETIVLGGLISKQETLQENGVPYMKDIPYLGALFRYRTHSVQRREVIIIMTPHIVRSEFDHARILAEESAKLQLCLPEIARIHTHGMEVIGPAANGARPVLAPQGSGGPGGYVPGPAYFGTGDPVPLNSPPGYQPSATPPTGIQPGYVPPGALPPTGVQPGYVPSGAPTGGALPQVGAVPYQPAPAPQFPSAPVQQFPPPQGQPGQPVYSQPGTVPEQPGAAPPVQPSAGQPGAVAPQLWPNQPGVVPVGATQPTFGAPNAVPPLADPQAHTGADLRAAGPPPAFAMRPVGAYPLPAPPVGPTVNRGYVMTGGGAPATGPGQERSGRFATQHDQGGHVMGGPKQQQVTAIVAALALAFGSGCATTDGATAPVAKKPDVTQPGVLPPPQAMTQTGATAAPVGEVVQASGVQPVAEPAPSMLTKLTARTEKKIPATEMAVGWRNRIEYLPDPTRNGAMGAGIVGQLFLYGGPKLEFALAEGVLTVDLIDETPRPAGQPAATPERWQFKKDALRKLIVNDETFGKSYALFLPWPAYKPDITKVRISARYDPDTGHTLYAEPSTVSIDTAARQWDVSRSLVAPGTRSQLGFGLAPTAGSAPFSPGAPIPLGGPASGPLIPLGGAMPNAPTPMVPLSAPAPAGAQIPLGNAAPGGVMMPLTPNTVVPVAPHAPATTGPAAAPAGGGAGGTVAAARDRRRPPVGTTSTGPGAGRDLRSRPTPPRVRSRRGALFRADDRAVPRLPSDSPRPTLQFRCRPQQGSK from the coding sequence ATGCGCCAGCCGCTCGCCGGGCGCGACTATCAGCTCGCGTCCGCGCAGATCGTGGACCCGGAGAAGAAGGACGACAAGCCGGTCACCATCACCGTGATCGGCGGGAAGCTCATCCTCCAGAGCGAGGACACCAAGGCCCTGGAGGTGCTCGCGGCGCTGGCCCGGTACTACCAGATCGCCCCGAGCGACGTCCGTTCGGAGAACCTGTTCAAGGTGATCCCGCTCCGGTACGTCTCGGCCGAGGACGCGGCCCGCGAGCTGATGGAGATCTTCAACGGCCCCGCGCAACCCCAGCAGCCACAGCAGCAACCGGGCGGCGGCGGCCCCGGCTTCGGGCGCGGCATTTTCGGCGGCGGCTTCAACCCGCAGGCCCTGTTCGGCGGCGGCGGTGCGGCGACCGCGGCCGCGGCCGTGACCCCCAGCCCCGGGCGCATCCGGGTCGTGGCCGAGAAGAGCAGCAACTCGCTCGTCGTGGTGAAGGCCGCCCCGATCGACCTCCTGCTCATCGAGAAGCTGCTGGCGACCGCCATCGACGGCGGCCAGCGGAACGACGCCGGGGCCCTGCTCAAGACGTTCGTTCTACCGGTCCAAAACGCCAGCGCCAGCGAAATGGCCTCGATCGTGCGGGGCGTGTTCCGCAGCGCGATGGCGACCACGGGGGCCAGCCCCCAGGTGGGCGGGTTCCCGTTCCTGGCCCAGCCGCAGCAGGCCCAGGCGCCGCCCCGCCCGCCGGCGCTGTCGATGGAAGTGGACAGCCGCTCCAACAGCCTCGTGCTGGTCTGTGCCGAACCGCTGTACGAAGACATCAAAACGCTCGTCGGGCAACTGGACAACGCGGCCATCAGCACCACGGAAGTGACGCGGCTCATGCCGCTAAAGGGCGTCGATCCGAACGTGGTCCAGCAGGCGATCAACGCCCTCCAGGGCCGCGACACGCGGAACCAGAACGGCGCGTTCGGTGGCCCCGGCGGTAATACCTTCGGCGGCAACTTCGGTGGCAACTTCGGTGGCAACCGCGGCGGAGGCTTCGGTGGTGGTGGCCCCGGCGGCGGAGGCTTCGGTGGCTTCGGTGGTGGCGGTCCCGGCGGCGGAGGCTTCGGTGGCTTCGGTGGTGGTGGCCCCGGCGGCGGGGGCTTCGGTGGTGGTGGCCCCGGCGGCGGGGGCTTCGGTGGAGGCGGCCCCGGCGGCGGGGGCTTCGGTGGAGGCGGCCCCGGCGGCGGAGGCACCGGTGGCGGGGGCATGAGAGGGGGCGGCGGGGGAGGCGGTCCCGGTGGCGGGGGCATGAGAGGGGGCGGCGGGGGAGGCGGACGGGTCGGGATGGGGCCGACCGGCGAGGGCTACTCAAATTTTGACTACCGGGGCACGGACGCCCCTTCGGCCCCCGCGATGAAGCTCTACGACCCGGCGACCGATGTGGCCGACCTCGGCTACAACCGGCCCGCCCCCAGGAAGTCCCTGAACGAAGTCGTCCAGGTCGGCGCACAGCAGCCGGGGCGGCCGCCCCGGCCCGGCGAGGACGTCGTCCTGCCGATGGAGGAACCGAAACCGCCCTACGGCGAGTTCGGCTTCGGCGGGCCGACCGGCCCCGGCGGCGTGTACTCCGGGGCCGCCCCGCGCGGCACCGTCACGGCCATCCCCGTGCAGGGCCTGGACTCGATCATCATCCGCGCCACGGACCAGCAGGACCTCGCGATCATCCTGCAACTGATCGACGAGCTGACCAAACAGGCCAAGGGCACGCAGCCGAAGCTGGAGATGGTCCACCTCGAGCACGGCGATTGTAACTACATCGCCGACACGCTCAACACGCTCTTCGCCCGCGTGACGATCGGGCAGAACGGCAACTACGTCCAGGCCCAGGCGCGCACCGCGCAGAACGCGGCGATCACCCAATTTGCCGGGGCCAGCCCGACGCAGAACGTCTACTGCATCGCGGTCCCGCGCTTCAACGCCGTCCTCATCGCCGCGCCCGAGGGCCGGATGGAGGACGTGAAGCGCGAGATCAAGCGCCTCCTCGACCAGGCCCCCAGCGCGCCGTTCAAGGCGTTCAAGCTGAAGAAGGCGTCCGCGCAGATCGTCGCGCAGCAGCTCCAGAACTTCTGGAACTCGCGGTACCCCGGCGAGGCCCTGATCCGGAACCAGTTCCGCGTCACGTTCGACGCGTCGAACAACACCGTGTACATTCAGGGCAGCCCCGGCGACCTGAAGGACGCGGAAGAACTGATCGGGATGATGGACCAGTCCAACAACCAGTCCGTCAACGACATGCGGGTGTTCCGGCTGCGGAACGCCCTGTCCGACGAACTGGGCCAGATCCTCAGTAACGCCCTGACCGCGAACGTCGTCAGCCCGCTGGTCCAGTCGCAACTGACCGGGCCGGTGGCCCAACAAGCCGGCGGGCAAGGGGTCTTCCAGCAGGGGGGGGGCGGCCAACAGGGGCTCGGCCAACAGGGGCTCGGCCAACAGGGGCTCGGCCAGCTCGGCCAGCTCGGCCAGCTCGGCGCGAACCTGGGGGGCCAGGGCCTGGGCGCGACGACGGTGCGGAACATCACCGCCGTCATCCCGACCGTCGGGGGGGGCAGCAACGGCGGGCTCTCGACCAAGACCACGGCCATCCGGTTCTACTCGGCCAAGGACCAGAAGGTCTACGAGACCGGGTACCTGGAAGACGTCCACATCGTCTCCAGCGCGCGAACGAACGCGCTCATCGTGTCCGCGCCGACCGCCACGATGACGCTGATCGAGAAGCTGATCGAGAACCTGGACACGGTCGCCGCGGCCCGGTCCTACGTGAACGTGTACAAGCTGAACAAGGCCGACGCGTACCTGACCGCGAACCTGCTCGCGCAGCTGTTCACGGGCCAGGGGCGGACGTCGACCGGGCTCGGGGCCGCCGGGATCACGGGCGGCGGCGGGGCCGGGACCCTGGGCTCCCAGACCACCGTCCGCCCGCTCATCACGCTCACCGGCAACCCGTCCGACGGGGCGTCGCTGATCGACCTGCGGCTGACGGTGGACGACCGCACCAACAGCGTCATCGTGGCCGGCTCGCTCAACGACCTGGAAACCATCCGGGTGGTCATCGCCAAACTGGAGACGTCCGAGGTCCAGTCCCGGTACAACGAGGTGATCAAGCTGCGCAACGCCGCCGCGGCCGACGTGCAGGTCGCCGTCCAGACGTTCTTCACCAACGCCCTGACGGCGTACACCGGTCCCGGCTACACCAGCATCTACCTCCAGTTGCTGCGGACCGTGGTGGTGGTCGCCGAGCCGGTCAGCAACACGGTCCTCATCAGCGCCACCCCGGAGTACTTCGGCCAGATCAAGCAGATGATCGAGCGCCTCGACGCGCAGCCGCCGCAGGTGATGATCCAGGTGCTGATCGCCGAGGTGCAACTGAACAACGACCAGGAGGTCGGGGTCGAGCTGGGGCTCCAGAGCCCGGTGCTGTTCAACCGCGGGATCGCGAGCGGGACGACGTTCACGCCCGGGTTCAACTTCAACAGCACCGCCGCGCTGCCCAACAGCAGCCTGGCCAACGCGCAAACAGTCGGGTTCCAGGGGCTGACCAACCTGGGCGTCGGCCGGACGTCGGCCACGCAGGGCGTCGGCGGGTTCGTGTTCTCCGCGTCCAGCAACACGTTCAGCCTGCTCGTCCGGGCCCTCCAGACCCAGGGCCGGGTGAACATCCTCAGCCGCCCGCAGCTGCAGGTGGCCGACAACCAGACCGGGTTCGTGCAGGTCGGCCAGAACTACCCGTTCCTGAGCGGCAGCACGCTGACCGCGACCGGGGCCAGCCAACAGTCGATCTCGTACGAGCAGACCGGCGTGACCATGCGGGTGACCCCCCGGGTGAACCCGGACGGCAAGGTGCTGATGCGGGTCGAGCCGCAGATCGAGAGCGTCACGAGTTCGCCCGTCAGCCTGGGCAACGGGGTCCAGGCCCCGGCGTTCAACGTGGAAACCGTGCAGACCACGGTCCTCGCCTCCGACGGCGAGACGATCGTGCTCGGCGGCCTCATCAGCAAACAGGAGACGCTGCAGGAGAACGGGGTCCCGTACATGAAGGACATCCCGTACCTGGGCGCCCTGTTCCGCTACCGGACGCACTCGGTGCAGCGGCGCGAGGTCATCATCATCATGACCCCGCACATCGTCCGCAGCGAGTTCGACCACGCCCGCATTCTGGCGGAGGAGTCGGCCAAGTTGCAGCTGTGCCTGCCGGAGATCGCCCGGATTCACACGCACGGGATGGAAGTGATCGGGCCGGCGGCCAACGGCGCGCGGCCGGTGCTGGCGCCCCAGGGCTCGGGCGGCCCCGGGGGCTACGTGCCCGGCCCGGCCTACTTCGGCACCGGCGATCCGGTGCCGCTCAACAGCCCGCCCGGGTACCAGCCCTCGGCCACGCCCCCCACGGGCATTCAGCCGGGGTACGTCCCGCCGGGCGCGTTGCCCCCCACGGGCGTTCAGCCGGGGTACGTCCCGTCCGGGGCTCCGACCGGCGGCGCGCTGCCGCAGGTCGGTGCGGTACCGTACCAGCCGGCCCCCGCTCCGCAGTTCCCGTCGGCGCCCGTTCAGCAGTTCCCGCCCCCGCAGGGCCAACCCGGTCAGCCGGTGTACAGTCAGCCGGGCACGGTTCCGGAGCAACCGGGGGCCGCTCCGCCCGTCCAGCCGTCCGCGGGCCAGCCGGGGGCCGTGGCCCCGCAACTGTGGCCGAACCAGCCGGGTGTCGTTCCGGTGGGCGCCACGCAACCGACGTTCGGGGCGCCGAACGCGGTTCCGCCGCTCGCAGATCCGCAGGCCCACACGGGCGCCGACCTACGTGCAGCCGGTCCCCCGCCCGCGTTCGCGATGCGGCCGGTGGGGGCCTACCCCCTGCCGGCGCCGCCGGTCGGGCCGACCGTGAACCGCGGATACGTGATGACGGGCGGGGGCGCCCCCGCAACCGGCCCCGGGCAAGAACGCTCCGGCCGATTCGCAACCCAACACGACCAAGGAGGGCACGTCATGGGTGGACCGAAACAGCAACAAGTGACGGCGATCGTCGCCGCGCTCGCCCTCGCCTTCGGGAGCGGGTGCGCGACGACCGACGGCGCGACGGCGCCGGTGGCGAAGAAGCCCGATGTGACGCAGCCGGGGGTGCTGCCGCCGCCGCAGGCGATGACCCAGACCGGGGCGACCGCCGCCCCGGTCGGGGAGGTCGTCCAGGCGAGCGGGGTGCAGCCGGTCGCGGAGCCCGCGCCGTCGATGCTGACGAAACTCACCGCCCGGACGGAGAAGAAGATCCCGGCGACCGAGATGGCGGTGGGGTGGCGGAACCGGATCGAGTACCTTCCGGACCCGACGCGCAACGGGGCGATGGGGGCCGGCATCGTCGGGCAACTGTTCCTGTACGGCGGCCCGAAGCTCGAGTTCGCGCTGGCCGAGGGCGTCCTGACCGTGGACCTGATCGACGAGACCCCGCGCCCGGCCGGGCAGCCCGCGGCGACCCCCGAGCGGTGGCAGTTCAAGAAGGACGCGCTGCGGAAGCTGATCGTCAACGACGAGACGTTCGGGAAGAGTTACGCCCTGTTCCTGCCGTGGCCGGCGTACAAGCCGGACATCACGAAGGTGCGGATCTCCGCCCGCTACGACCCGGACACCGGGCACACGCTGTACGCCGAGCCCAGCACGGTCAGCATCGACACCGCCGCCCGGCAGTGGGACGTGTCCCGGAGCCTGGTCGCGCCGGGGACCCGATCGCAACTGGGGTTCGGTCTCGCACCGACCGCCGGTAGCGCGCCGTTCTCGCCCGGGGCGCCGATCCCGCTCGGCGGACCGGCGTCCGGGCCGCTGATCCCGCTCGGCGGGGCGATGCCGAACGCCCCGACACCGATGGTCCCGTTGTCCGCGCCGGCGCCGGCGGGCGCGCAGATCCCGCTGGGGAACGCGGCCCCGGGCGGGGTGATGATGCCGCTCACGCCGAACACGGTGGTGCCGGTCGCGCCGCACGCGCCTGCGACCACCGGACCGGCCGCGGCACCGGCGGGGGGCGGCGCCGGTGGAACCGTTGCCGCCGCTCGCGATCGTCGCCGGCCGCCCGTAGGGACAACCAGCACCGGACCCGGGGCGGGGCGTGATCTCCGGTCGCGTCCCACCCCGCCCCGGGTCCGTTCGCGCCGGGGCGCACTTTTCCGCGCGGACGATAGAGCGGTCCCCAGATTGCCGTCCGATAGTCCGCGTCCTACACTTCAATTCCGCTGCCGACCGCAACAGGGATCGAAATGA
- a CDS encoding DUF1501 domain-containing protein, with the protein MHDPAADQFCRRTRREFLWETGAGFGALGLTGLLGNDPLLAQGADAPHHTKTKFNNPMAPRKPMHPAKAKAVIFLFMYGGPSQVDTFDEKPELARLDGKTITVKTFGRGGHKNQGRVVGPKFAFKSYGKCGKRVSDLFPHVGRHVDDIAFLHSMYAESPIHGSGLLMMNSGRLLSGSPCLGSWVTYGLGSENENLPGFVVMLDHSGGPINGPKNWSSGYMPAAYQGVQLRADKTPIHDLALPDGTTRAQQRALLDHLKDKNELHLASRSDNSELAARIASYELAFKMQEHAPEAVDFSKETEETKALYGIGEARTDDFGRKCLLARRLVERGVRFIQIYSGGNHNDHNWDAHGDLVKNHALHAGNTDKPIAGLLADLKRKGLLDSTIVIWTGEFGRQPTAEYAQGTGRDHNAYGFTSWLAGGGIKGGVSVGTTDELGNFAVDDRFHVKNLHATVLHQMGLDPNKLTYFYGGLDQKLVGVEGAEPIKQII; encoded by the coding sequence ATGCACGATCCAGCCGCCGACCAGTTCTGCCGCCGCACCCGGCGCGAGTTCCTGTGGGAGACCGGGGCCGGGTTCGGCGCGCTGGGCCTCACCGGTCTCCTCGGCAACGACCCGCTCCTGGCGCAAGGGGCCGACGCCCCGCACCACACGAAGACCAAGTTCAATAACCCCATGGCGCCCCGGAAGCCCATGCACCCGGCCAAGGCGAAGGCCGTCATCTTCCTGTTCATGTACGGCGGGCCGAGTCAGGTCGACACGTTCGACGAGAAGCCCGAACTCGCCCGGCTCGACGGGAAGACGATCACCGTCAAGACGTTCGGCCGCGGCGGGCACAAGAACCAGGGCCGCGTCGTCGGGCCGAAGTTCGCGTTCAAGAGCTACGGCAAGTGCGGCAAGCGCGTCAGCGACCTGTTCCCCCACGTGGGGCGGCACGTGGACGACATCGCGTTCCTGCACTCGATGTACGCCGAGAGCCCCATCCACGGCTCCGGCCTGCTCATGATGAACAGCGGCCGGCTCCTCTCGGGCAGCCCGTGCCTCGGCTCGTGGGTGACCTACGGGCTGGGCAGCGAGAACGAGAACCTGCCCGGGTTCGTGGTGATGCTCGACCACTCGGGCGGGCCGATCAACGGCCCGAAGAACTGGTCCAGCGGGTACATGCCGGCCGCGTACCAGGGCGTGCAGCTCCGCGCCGACAAGACGCCGATCCACGACCTCGCCCTGCCGGACGGCACCACCCGCGCCCAGCAGCGCGCCCTGCTCGACCACCTGAAGGACAAGAACGAACTCCACCTCGCGAGCCGCTCCGACAACTCCGAACTCGCCGCCCGCATCGCCAGCTACGAGCTCGCGTTCAAGATGCAGGAGCACGCCCCCGAGGCCGTCGACTTCTCCAAGGAAACGGAGGAGACGAAGGCCCTCTACGGCATCGGCGAGGCGCGGACCGACGACTTCGGCCGGAAGTGCCTGCTCGCGCGCCGGCTGGTGGAGCGCGGCGTGCGGTTCATCCAGATCTACAGCGGCGGGAACCACAACGACCACAACTGGGACGCGCACGGCGACCTGGTGAAGAACCACGCGCTCCACGCCGGCAACACGGACAAGCCCATCGCCGGGCTGCTCGCCGACTTGAAGCGGAAGGGGCTTCTGGACAGCACCATCGTGATCTGGACCGGCGAGTTCGGCCGCCAGCCGACCGCCGAGTACGCGCAGGGCACCGGCCGCGACCACAACGCCTACGGGTTCACGTCCTGGCTCGCCGGCGGCGGCATCAAGGGCGGGGTGAGCGTCGGCACCACCGACGAGTTGGGCAACTTCGCGGTGGACGACCGGTTCCACGTCAAGAACCTGCACGCGACCGTGCTGCACCAGATGGGCCTGGACCCGAACAAGCTCACGTACTTCTACGGCGGCCTGGACCAGAAGCTCGTCGGCGTCGAGGGTGCCGAGCCGATCAAACAGATTATCTGA
- a CDS encoding RpnC/YadD family protein, whose translation MRFQYDKGGKWLIEHHAGAILQLAGIGPVISVKAVPGELVQSRQLPDGLVEARLAGRSEPVLCLIEINTYSYASTANELLDDVLLTYLNRRVVPDVIALTLHDRGNVRVAPGVRLDSPLGYARLEAGWRLVNLWELSADRFLPLTDPGMAPWVALMKIDGPPEPVLQQCKDVIEAKTAGGDLENLRVTMQLLGGLRFDKELLKKLFARKDAMIESPVLQEWLQEQDVKTRQGVVLRKLERSFGPVPADVSAAVRVVTDLLRLEALLDAAYVSTSLADFRARLVPSPQTPAAPAPTN comes from the coding sequence GTGCGGTTTCAGTACGACAAGGGCGGCAAATGGCTGATCGAGCACCACGCCGGTGCCATCCTCCAGTTGGCGGGGATCGGTCCGGTGATCTCGGTCAAGGCCGTCCCCGGCGAACTGGTCCAGTCGCGACAGTTGCCCGACGGGCTGGTGGAGGCCCGGCTCGCCGGCCGGTCCGAACCGGTGTTGTGTCTCATCGAGATCAACACCTACTCGTACGCCAGTACCGCGAACGAGTTGCTCGACGACGTGCTGCTGACGTACCTGAACCGCCGCGTGGTTCCGGACGTGATCGCGCTCACGCTGCACGACCGCGGGAACGTGCGCGTGGCGCCGGGCGTGCGGCTGGACAGCCCGCTCGGGTACGCGCGGCTGGAAGCCGGGTGGCGGCTCGTGAACCTGTGGGAACTGAGCGCGGACCGCTTCCTCCCACTGACCGACCCGGGAATGGCCCCGTGGGTCGCGCTGATGAAGATCGACGGCCCGCCGGAGCCCGTGTTACAACAATGCAAGGACGTGATTGAAGCGAAGACGGCCGGGGGCGATTTGGAGAACCTGCGGGTCACGATGCAACTGCTCGGCGGCCTCCGGTTCGATAAGGAGCTTCTGAAGAAACTGTTCGCGAGAAAAGACGCCATGATCGAATCACCGGTTCTCCAGGAATGGCTCCAGGAGCAAGACGTGAAGACGCGTCAGGGGGTCGTGCTGCGAAAACTCGAACGGAGTTTCGGCCCCGTACCGGCCGACGTGTCAGCGGCCGTGCGTGTCGTCACCGACTTGCTTCGTTTGGAAGCCCTACTTGATGCGGCATACGTTTCGACTTCGCTCGCCGACTTCCGCGCCCGCCTGGTTCCGTCGCCCCAAACTCCCGCCGCGCCTGCACCCACCAACTGA
- a CDS encoding HDOD domain-containing protein, with protein sequence MTPPLLTRPRAELPSRSSLGKIVVSDLDRVDTYPTLSDTTVRVMGMVNNSNVSVAEVAGIVRRDGVIAGAVLRAANSCAYRGAKEIEEVQQGVLRMGLQECLKLLSTMGVKTMYNRYPAAVQERCDTLLRHSLFVARLASGLSTAAAVGLPGPAFTAGLLHDIGRVVMCVKCPDDAATAALLTGEETEDTVQLERDRVGTDHGAVGADFAVRNKLPESIVRVILNHHRPADEVAHRELVALVAVADRIANHVQVRHNVTGYNLVTCPHFPVLARRWTPVRAAAFHKTLAQTVVQAMRDTKTMLRSCE encoded by the coding sequence ATGACCCCGCCACTCCTCACGCGCCCGCGCGCCGAGCTCCCGTCCCGGTCCAGCCTCGGCAAGATCGTGGTGAGCGACCTGGACCGCGTGGACACGTACCCGACGCTGTCGGACACGACCGTGCGCGTCATGGGGATGGTGAACAACAGCAACGTGTCGGTCGCCGAGGTCGCGGGGATCGTGCGCCGCGACGGGGTGATCGCCGGGGCGGTCCTCCGGGCCGCCAACAGTTGCGCCTACCGGGGCGCGAAGGAGATCGAGGAGGTGCAGCAGGGGGTGCTGCGCATGGGCCTTCAGGAGTGCCTCAAGCTGCTGAGCACGATGGGCGTGAAGACCATGTACAACCGCTACCCGGCGGCGGTCCAGGAGCGGTGCGACACCCTCCTGCGGCACTCGCTGTTCGTCGCCCGGCTCGCGTCCGGGCTCAGTACCGCCGCCGCCGTGGGCCTACCGGGGCCGGCGTTCACCGCGGGCCTGCTCCACGACATCGGCCGGGTGGTGATGTGCGTGAAGTGCCCCGACGATGCGGCCACCGCGGCGCTCCTGACCGGGGAGGAGACCGAGGACACGGTCCAGCTCGAGCGCGACCGCGTGGGGACCGATCACGGCGCGGTCGGGGCCGATTTCGCGGTGCGCAACAAGCTGCCGGAGAGCATCGTCCGGGTGATCCTGAACCACCACCGCCCGGCCGACGAGGTCGCGCACCGCGAACTGGTCGCGCTGGTCGCGGTCGCCGACCGGATCGCCAACCACGTCCAGGTGCGGCACAACGTGACCGGGTACAACCTGGTCACCTGCCCGCACTTTCCGGTCCTGGCCCGCCGCTGGACCCCGGTCCGCGCCGCCGCCTTCCACAAGACACTGGCCCAGACGGTCGTGCAGGCCATGCGCGACACCAAGACGATGCTCCGCTCGTGTGAGTGA